In SAR202 cluster bacterium, one genomic interval encodes:
- a CDS encoding polysaccharide deacetylase encodes MPAERKPGLDNPYFDWSPIATRPKLTWPGNARVALFLVLSVEHWQWKLPPEGYKSPELPGGVSGAGRPFPDVITYSMREYGHRVGIFRLMKLLDKYGFKATVAIDSSIAGNYPYLINECKKRGYEFIAHGVAVNQMVSAKMSESEEREHLKTSIDTVAKATGSKPLGWLGAEYGESERTNAILAEMGIKYNLDWPNDDQPYAMKAPKGEMYSLPLSMDLDDTFNHWYKRVHYDIYTQMIKDSFDVLYREGEKSGRVLGINLHPWLSGQPFRYKLLDEALGYIAGREGVWSATGSEIMEWHKKQTKR; translated from the coding sequence ATGCCCGCAGAGAGAAAGCCCGGACTGGACAACCCGTATTTCGATTGGTCGCCGATTGCGACGAGGCCCAAGCTGACGTGGCCTGGGAACGCGCGGGTGGCGCTGTTCCTTGTCTTGAGCGTAGAGCACTGGCAGTGGAAGCTGCCGCCGGAAGGATATAAATCGCCGGAGCTGCCGGGGGGCGTGTCGGGGGCGGGGAGACCTTTCCCGGACGTTATCACGTACTCGATGCGCGAGTATGGGCATAGAGTGGGCATATTCCGGCTGATGAAGCTGCTGGACAAGTACGGGTTCAAGGCGACCGTTGCAATAGACTCCTCTATAGCCGGCAACTATCCATACCTGATTAACGAGTGCAAGAAGCGAGGATATGAGTTCATTGCCCACGGGGTGGCGGTGAACCAGATGGTCAGCGCCAAGATGTCGGAGTCGGAGGAGAGGGAGCATTTGAAGACATCCATAGACACCGTCGCCAAGGCCACGGGGTCGAAGCCGCTAGGATGGCTGGGGGCGGAGTACGGGGAGTCGGAGCGGACTAACGCTATCCTGGCAGAGATGGGCATCAAGTACAACCTGGACTGGCCCAACGACGACCAGCCTTACGCGATGAAGGCGCCCAAGGGGGAGATGTACAGCCTGCCGCTGTCCATGGACCTGGACGACACTTTCAACCACTGGTACAAGCGGGTCCACTACGACATCTACACCCAGATGATCAAGGACAGCTTCGACGTGCTGTATCGAGAGGGCGAGAAGAGCGGCCGAGTCCTGGGCATCAACCTCCACCCCTGGCTCTCCGGCCAGCCCTTCCGCTACAAGCTGCTGGACGAGGCGCTGGGGTACATCGCGGGTCGGGAGGGGGTGTGGTCGGCGACGGGGAGCGAGATTATGGAGTGGCATAAGAAGCAGACGAAGAGGTAG
- a CDS encoding polysaccharide deacetylase codes for MLEPDRFDYSPIFDRPAIKWPNNARVALWVSPNMEHYEYLPPKADWRNQWPRTPHPDVSGYAHKDYGNRVAFWRMLEVMDAHKIRCTVSLNEAVLEHFPDITKAMVKRDYDYMSHGIYNTRFLNKLTLDEERAFYKDCIDTLKKHTGKQLKGMLTPAISPTEATPDLMAEAGLIYHADWFHDDQPFPLKVKSGRLISMPYAIDINDGTYNRFGCTPEYWYQSLKNQFDIVYEEGAESGRTICLSLHPYIIAAPSRIKYLDAILDYILSHAGVWNTTGDEIAQYYMDNYHDMMVKHLKSKKSPVAERAA; via the coding sequence ATGCTAGAACCAGACCGCTTTGACTATTCGCCTATCTTTGACCGTCCTGCTATCAAGTGGCCCAACAATGCTCGAGTGGCCTTGTGGGTGTCCCCCAACATGGAACACTATGAGTACCTGCCGCCCAAGGCCGACTGGCGCAACCAGTGGCCTCGTACTCCCCACCCCGATGTCTCCGGCTATGCCCACAAAGACTACGGCAACCGCGTGGCTTTCTGGCGCATGCTGGAGGTCATGGACGCGCACAAAATCCGATGCACGGTGTCGTTGAACGAGGCCGTGCTGGAGCACTTTCCGGACATCACCAAGGCCATGGTGAAGCGGGACTACGACTACATGTCCCACGGCATCTACAACACTCGCTTCCTCAACAAGCTGACCCTGGACGAAGAACGCGCCTTCTACAAGGACTGCATCGACACGCTAAAGAAGCACACCGGCAAGCAGCTCAAGGGCATGTTGACCCCCGCCATATCGCCCACCGAGGCCACGCCGGACCTGATGGCCGAGGCTGGCCTTATCTACCACGCCGACTGGTTCCACGACGATCAACCTTTCCCTCTGAAGGTCAAGAGCGGCCGCCTCATATCGATGCCCTACGCTATCGACATCAACGACGGCACGTACAATCGGTTTGGCTGCACGCCCGAGTACTGGTACCAGAGCCTCAAAAACCAGTTCGATATCGTCTATGAAGAAGGCGCCGAGAGCGGGCGGACGATATGCCTGTCGCTGCACCCGTACATCATCGCCGCGCCCAGCCGCATCAAGTACCTGGACGCTATCCTGGACTACATTTTGTCCCACGCGGGGGTGTGGAACACCACGGGTGACGAGATAGCGCAGTACTATATGGACAACTACCACGACATGATGGTGAAGCACCTGAAGAGCAAGAAATCGCCCGTGGCCGAGCGCGCCGCTTAG